The following proteins are co-located in the Acinetobacter sp. NCu2D-2 genome:
- the argB gene encoding acetylglutamate kinase yields MPNQQTGIDKAQILTEALPYIQRFSGKTLVVKYGGNAMTDPELESSFARDIVLLKTVGLNPIVVHGGGPQVDSMLKQLGRESDRIDGMRVTDAATMEIVEMVLGGSVNKSIVNLINQHGGRAIGLTGKDGNLIRAQKLLMEKVAEDGSVKKIDLGQVGEVVGVKTDVLEMFTNSDFIPVIAPLGVDEEGNTYNINADLVAGKVAEALGAEKLILLTNITGVLDENKQLLTGLTTQDVDRLIETGVIYGGMIPKVGCALDAVKGGVVSAHIVDGRVPHASLLEIFTDHGVGTLITNRIHKS; encoded by the coding sequence ATGCCAAATCAGCAAACAGGCATCGACAAAGCACAAATTTTGACAGAAGCTTTGCCGTATATTCAACGCTTTTCGGGAAAAACCCTCGTTGTAAAATACGGTGGTAATGCCATGACTGATCCTGAGCTGGAAAGTTCATTCGCTCGTGACATCGTATTGTTAAAAACTGTCGGTTTAAATCCGATTGTGGTCCATGGTGGTGGTCCACAAGTTGACTCCATGTTGAAACAATTGGGTCGTGAATCAGATCGTATTGACGGTATGCGTGTCACTGATGCAGCTACTATGGAAATCGTAGAAATGGTTCTCGGTGGTAGCGTCAACAAATCGATTGTCAATTTGATCAACCAACATGGTGGTCGTGCAATTGGTTTAACGGGTAAAGACGGCAATCTCATCCGTGCACAAAAATTATTGATGGAAAAAGTCGCTGAAGATGGTTCAGTGAAGAAAATCGATCTAGGTCAGGTGGGTGAAGTCGTTGGTGTGAAAACTGATGTACTTGAAATGTTCACCAACAGTGATTTTATTCCAGTTATTGCACCACTTGGCGTAGATGAAGAAGGCAATACTTATAACATCAATGCCGATTTAGTCGCAGGTAAAGTGGCTGAAGCATTAGGTGCTGAAAAGCTGATTCTTTTAACCAATATTACAGGTGTATTGGATGAGAATAAACAGTTACTGACAGGTTTAACCACTCAAGATGTTGACCGTTTAATTGAAACGGGTGTGATCTATGGCGGTATGATTCCTAAAGTAGGCTGCGCTTTGGATGCAGTTAAAGGCGGTGTTGTCAGCGCACATATCGTTGATGGTCGTGTACCGCACGCTAGTCTGCTTGAAATCTTTACCGATCACGGTGTAGGAACACTGATTACCAACCGTATTCATAAGTCTTAA
- a CDS encoding class II glutamine amidotransferase, translating to MCQLLGMNCATPTDITFSFRGFSQRAGITSDHCDGFGIAFFEDKACRLFVDNQSAVESPIAELIRNYPIKSRNVIAHIRKATQGKINLENSHPFSRELWGRQWIFAHNGDLHDFHPELTGRFTPVGNTDSELAFCYVLEQLVKKFGYREPSLDQIFDLLLEISPKIAEYGTFNFCLSNGQALFSYAITKLHWLVREYPFKPAQLIDLDVEVDFSEVTTAEDRVAVITTEPLTQNEVWIAFQPGEMILFQHGRNIRSALTQVERLERERLDPSLRRITQADIY from the coding sequence ATGTGCCAACTGCTTGGAATGAACTGTGCCACACCCACAGACATTACTTTTTCATTTCGTGGATTTTCGCAGCGAGCAGGAATTACCTCAGACCATTGCGATGGCTTTGGCATTGCATTTTTCGAAGACAAAGCCTGTCGATTATTTGTCGATAATCAATCCGCAGTCGAATCTCCCATTGCAGAGCTGATTCGCAACTATCCAATTAAATCGCGTAATGTGATTGCCCATATCCGTAAAGCCACACAAGGCAAAATTAATCTCGAAAACTCCCATCCTTTTAGCCGTGAGTTATGGGGAAGACAATGGATCTTTGCTCACAATGGCGATTTACACGACTTTCATCCTGAGTTGACAGGACGTTTTACCCCTGTAGGTAATACGGATAGTGAGTTGGCTTTTTGCTATGTGCTTGAGCAATTAGTGAAAAAATTTGGTTATAGAGAACCGTCACTTGATCAAATTTTTGATTTGTTGCTAGAGATCTCTCCGAAAATTGCTGAATACGGCACCTTTAATTTTTGTTTATCCAATGGACAGGCATTATTTAGCTATGCCATTACCAAATTACATTGGCTTGTTCGTGAATATCCATTTAAACCTGCACAGCTGATTGATTTGGATGTAGAAGTAGATTTTAGTGAAGTCACGACGGCTGAAGACCGTGTTGCTGTGATTACGACTGAACCTTTAACACAAAATGAAGTTTGGATAGCCTTTCAGCCTGGTGAAATGATTTTGTTTCAGCATGGTCGAAATATCCGCTCTGCCTTGACTCAGGTGGAGCGTTTAGAACGGGAACGATTAGATCCATCTTTAAGACGAATTACACAAGCAGATATTTATTAA
- a CDS encoding bacteriohemerythrin: MKMKWIPEYNTGIDVIDDQHKRILDYINEIEGVDAHTDRTRIKQILDNIIDYTQSHFTFEESLQEEAGYKYRVPHKRVHDLFIKKIESYRDRFELGQSIESELHEVLSKWLINHIQHDDADYVGAVKENMMGIIKEKETKKGKNWFARFFS; this comes from the coding sequence GTGAAAATGAAGTGGATTCCGGAATATAACACTGGCATCGATGTGATTGACGATCAACACAAACGAATTCTTGACTATATCAATGAGATTGAAGGCGTAGATGCGCATACAGATCGCACACGCATCAAACAAATCCTTGATAATATTATTGATTATACTCAATCGCATTTTACTTTTGAGGAATCTCTTCAAGAAGAGGCGGGCTACAAATATCGCGTACCGCATAAACGTGTTCATGACTTATTCATCAAGAAAATCGAATCATATCGTGACCGATTTGAGCTAGGTCAATCGATTGAATCGGAACTGCATGAAGTGCTGTCAAAATGGTTGATTAACCATATCCAACACGATGATGCTGACTATGTCGGTGCAGTAAAAGAAAATATGATGGGTATCATCAAAGAAAAAGAAACTAAAAAAGGTAAAAACTGGTTTGCACGTTTCTTCTCATAA
- a CDS encoding RnfH family protein: MNTSAVVWVAYATQAQQFNIAVPFQEGLTAQQAIEQSGIAQQVTLPDPLQLGIWGVRLTDHHKVLEVGDRVEIYRALTINPLDIRRKRAEKNPVGRFGKSNRAKNLQGRSHKPD; the protein is encoded by the coding sequence ATGAATACTTCAGCAGTGGTATGGGTTGCTTATGCAACTCAAGCGCAGCAATTTAACATTGCTGTACCATTTCAAGAAGGTTTGACTGCTCAGCAGGCGATTGAGCAAAGTGGTATTGCACAGCAAGTCACTTTGCCAGATCCACTTCAACTTGGTATTTGGGGTGTACGCTTAACCGATCATCACAAAGTCTTAGAAGTGGGTGATCGTGTAGAGATTTATCGTGCCTTGACCATTAATCCATTGGATATTCGTCGCAAACGTGCTGAGAAAAATCCAGTAGGACGCTTTGGTAAGAGTAATCGAGCGAAGAACTTACAGGGTCGTAGTCATAAACCCGATTGA
- a CDS encoding outer membrane protein assembly factor BamE, which translates to MQKIMLTLFVTSLLTGCSTLGVYKVDIPQGTPLTQSQAAKIQVGMSHQQVRFLLGSPTVTDPINPLRWDYIYNYTPGTYAKKMKIPAAQGQHLKVFFDANGIVERVEGLETIPASQPGLPGSKEAILNAPPL; encoded by the coding sequence ATGCAAAAAATCATGTTGACGTTATTCGTCACTTCATTGCTCACGGGTTGTTCGACCTTGGGCGTATACAAAGTGGATATTCCACAAGGAACACCTTTAACTCAATCACAAGCCGCTAAAATCCAAGTCGGAATGAGCCATCAGCAAGTTCGCTTTCTGCTAGGCAGTCCAACGGTTACTGATCCGATCAATCCATTACGCTGGGACTATATCTACAACTACACCCCTGGCACTTACGCTAAAAAAATGAAAATTCCAGCAGCGCAAGGTCAACATTTAAAAGTATTCTTTGATGCAAATGGTATTGTAGAACGTGTTGAAGGTTTGGAAACCATTCCTGCATCACAACCAGGTCTACCAGGATCCAAAGAAGCGATTTTAAATGCGCCCCCACTATAA
- the fur gene encoding ferric iron uptake transcriptional regulator translates to MPISNQDLRKAGLKVTLPRIKILELLENSRQHHLSAEDIYKTLLDQGEDVGLATVYRVLTQFEAAGIIQRHHFENNHSVFEIMQDDHHDHLVCQNCNKVVEFHNDLIEQEQHNVAKSFGFELTGHSLNLYGYCDAPECQEAFRKK, encoded by the coding sequence ATGCCTATTTCAAACCAAGATTTACGCAAAGCTGGACTGAAAGTTACACTGCCTCGAATTAAAATATTAGAACTATTAGAAAACTCACGTCAGCACCATTTAAGCGCCGAAGATATTTACAAGACTCTACTCGATCAGGGAGAAGATGTGGGTTTAGCGACTGTATATCGCGTGTTAACTCAGTTTGAAGCAGCAGGCATTATTCAGCGTCACCATTTTGAAAACAATCATTCAGTTTTTGAAATCATGCAGGATGATCACCACGATCACCTAGTTTGTCAAAACTGCAACAAAGTTGTTGAATTCCATAATGATTTAATCGAACAAGAGCAACATAATGTTGCGAAAAGTTTTGGTTTTGAATTAACAGGTCACTCACTGAATTTATATGGATATTGTGATGCGCCAGAATGCCAGGAAGCATTCCGCAAAAAATAA